TTATTCGTGGTAATACTATTTTTGCTACTAATGCTGGTTTGAATTTCGCTGGTTTAAGTGTTGGTTCATTGGTTAATGTTACTGTTGAGTATAATCGTATATTGGCAAGTTTTGGTGTTAATATTACTGGTCATAATGATAATAGTAGTTTTGATCGTAATTGGTGGGGTGTTAATGATATTACTGGTATGATTTTGGGTGTTGATACTCTTAATCATTTTATTTTGAATATTACTAATACTTCTAGTTTGGATGGTGTTCATTTTTGTGATAATGTTAGTTTTATGTTGTTAGTTTTGAATACTACGCTTAGTAATGATGGTGTTGAATTTTTACCTGATTTTGTTGTTAATGGAACTTTCAATGGTGCTGATTTTAATAGTAGTCGTGTTGATGGTTTTGTTTATAATGCAACAGCTACAGCTGGTGTTCAAACTTTAGCTGCTACTTTAGATAATGTAGATGATAATGTAGCTTTTAATGCCCAATTAACTACTAATTCTAGTATAATTGTTAGTAATGATCCAGTGAGTATTGGCAATAATGTTACTATTTCTGGTCAGTTAGCTAATTATACTGGTATAACTGGTGTTAATGTTACTGTTGATGGTAATCTTTATACAGATGTTTCTGTTAATGGTACTGGTGGTTGGAATTTTAATTATACAACTAATCGTACTGGAACTATAACTGTTAGTGTTACTTATGCTGGTAATGATAATTATACTGGTTTTACTAATAGTACTAGTTTTGAAGTGTTGAGGAATAGTACTAATTCTAGTATTATTGTAGCTAGTGTTCAAATTGGTACTAATGTTATTATTTCTGGTGAGCTTGAGGGTTATGTTGGTAATGGATCTGATTCTTTGACTGTTAGTGTTGATGGTAATGTTTATGATAATATTATTATTAATTCTACTGGTGGTTGGAGTCTTAATTACACAACTAATCGTACTGGAAATATAACTGTTACTGTTAGCTATGTTGGTAATGATAATTATACTAGTTTTACTAATAGTACTAGTTTTGAAGTTGTTAAGAATAGTACTAATTCTAGTATTATTGTAGCTAGTGTTCAAATTGGTACTAATGCTATTATTTCTGGTGAGCTTGTTGGTTATGTTGGTAATGGTTCTGATTTTTTGACTGTTAGTGTTGATGGTAATGTTTATGATGATGTTATTATTAATTCTACTGGTGGTTGGAGTCTTAATTACACAACTAATCGCACAGGAAACATAACTGTTACTGTTAGCTATGTTGGTAATGATAATTATACTGGTTTTACTAATGCAAGTAGTTTTACTGTGATTTTGAATGATACTAATTCTAGTATTGTTGTTAATCCAGATTCAGTGAGTATTGGTGATAATGTTACTATTTTTGGTGAGCTTGTTGGTTATGTTGGTAATGGTTCTGATTTTTTGACTTTTAGTGTTGATGGTAATGTTTATGATGATGTTATTATTAATTCTACTGGTGGTTGGAGTCTTAATTATACAACTAATCGTACAGGTACTATTGATGTTATTGTTACTTATGTTGGTAATGAGAATTATACTGCTTTTACTAATATTACAAGTTTCAATGTTACTAAGTTATCTAGTAGATCTACTATTGATATTCTCGAGACTGTTAAGTTTAATCAAACAGTTTTAATTTCTGGTCTTTTAACTGATCAGAACAACAATACAATAAAAAATGCTAATTTAGAACTCATTATTGAAAATGAATCATATAACATAGTTACTGA
This window of the Methanobrevibacter arboriphilus JCM 13429 = DSM 1125 genome carries:
- a CDS encoding beta strand repeat-containing protein; this encodes IRGNTIFATNAGLNFAGLSVGSLVNVTVEYNRILASFGVNITGHNDNSSFDRNWWGVNDITGMILGVDTLNHFILNITNTSSLDGVHFCDNVSFMLLVLNTTLSNDGVEFLPDFVVNGTFNGADFNSSRVDGFVYNATATAGVQTLAATLDNVDDNVAFNAQLTTNSSIIVSNDPVSIGNNVTISGQLANYTGITGVNVTVDGNLYTDVSVNGTGGWNFNYTTNRTGTITVSVTYAGNDNYTGFTNSTSFEVLRNSTNSSIIVASVQIGTNVIISGELEGYVGNGSDSLTVSVDGNVYDNIIINSTGGWSLNYTTNRTGNITVTVSYVGNDNYTSFTNSTSFEVVKNSTNSSIIVASVQIGTNAIISGELVGYVGNGSDFLTVSVDGNVYDDVIINSTGGWSLNYTTNRTGNITVTVSYVGNDNYTGFTNASSFTVILNDTNSSIVVNPDSVSIGDNVTIFGELVGYVGNGSDFLTFSVDGNVYDDVIINSTGGWSLNYTTNRTGTIDVIVTYVGNENYTAFTNITSFNVTKLSSRSTIDILETVKFNQTVLISGLLTDQNNNTIKNANLELIIENESYNIVTDSDGNWNLNYTPKKPGILDLSLIYQGDNHYEGFIENKTFNVSKLATNSTIKLPSIIKVGETITINGNAYDENGNPLANITITVILDGRVYNLRTDSSGFWSLKYKPTHNGKINIKLTFNGNEIYLGFINDSSFNVKNSNTNNTNNTNNTNNTNNNTNNTNNTKHTNTSTGDLVYASMKKTGIPIIAVVLLLVGIFTVTFARKRS